A section of the Spirosoma pollinicola genome encodes:
- a CDS encoding ABC transporter permease — protein MLQFYLKIALRNLRSQRSYTILNIVGLSVGMAGGLLIFLFLRHHISIDRHHVKLDRIVRINTDLHLDDGSIEYNPESPMPLAEALRKDYPQVEQAAFLMMNRELTVSVKQPNTDQSAPLRFREHKGTGLVEPEWFDVLDYTWLQGNPKTALRAPNSAVLTETWAKKYFGTANPIGQTLTLDNKTDVTITGVLADPPPMTDTNLGLFISIATLKQFDPKNEVNTWWFLNSTNRVYATLKNSQAATSLEQSFPALAKKHYGVDAKVFQFHAQPLREIHTDIKRGGETIRASLIWSLGVIGVLLIVAACINFINLATAQALRRGKEVGVRKTLGSSRSQLIGQFLLETSLIVFAAAALALLLVAILLPFFADWVQVPLAFRLDGPTTLFVGLLLAGIVLIAGGYPAAVLSGISPWTALKGKLTGASGGGFTVRRVLVVSQFVVCQALIIGSLVVANQIRYIQRADLGFRKDNIVVVTMPVNQQVRLEAFKQKLSQYTDIQSVSFSHRPPASDQMYGGSIKFNGSNEWSAFPVRERLADADYVPTYGLTLVAGRNIVQSDTIREYLVNESLAHQLGFSDSRQIIGKKLQYYHSPVPLPIVGIVKDFHQKSLREAIGPCLIASKADWYARAGIRITGQHPVQTLQRIRQTWQQIYPDEVFEYQFLDDQVAKFYETENLIARLINAFTGIAILICCLGLYGLVLHIVGQRTKEIGIRKVLGASVASIVALLSTEFLKLVGVAIVIASPLAWWVMNQWLQDFAYKIDIAWWIFVLAGVLSVSIALLTVSFQSVKAALVNPVKSLRSE, from the coding sequence ATGCTTCAATTTTACCTCAAAATCGCCCTTCGAAACTTGCGTTCGCAACGCAGTTATACGATTTTAAACATCGTTGGCCTGTCGGTTGGCATGGCTGGTGGGCTGCTCATTTTCCTGTTCCTGCGCCACCATATCAGTATTGACCGGCATCACGTGAAACTCGACCGTATCGTTCGAATCAATACCGATCTGCACCTCGACGATGGGTCTATTGAGTATAATCCGGAGTCGCCGATGCCCCTGGCAGAAGCCCTGCGGAAAGACTATCCGCAAGTAGAACAGGCAGCTTTTTTAATGATGAATCGGGAGCTTACCGTTAGCGTCAAACAACCCAATACAGATCAATCGGCACCGCTGCGCTTTCGGGAACACAAAGGTACAGGACTAGTAGAGCCGGAGTGGTTTGATGTGCTGGATTACACGTGGCTACAGGGAAATCCTAAAACAGCTCTACGCGCCCCCAACAGTGCCGTATTGACCGAAACCTGGGCGAAAAAATACTTCGGTACTGCCAATCCAATCGGGCAAACGCTGACCCTCGACAACAAAACCGATGTCACGATTACGGGCGTCCTGGCCGACCCACCGCCCATGACCGACACCAATCTGGGGCTGTTCATTTCCATAGCCACCCTGAAGCAGTTTGACCCCAAAAATGAAGTCAATACCTGGTGGTTCCTGAACAGCACCAACCGGGTTTACGCAACCCTCAAAAATTCACAAGCGGCTACAAGTCTGGAACAATCATTTCCCGCGCTCGCTAAAAAGCATTACGGAGTCGATGCGAAGGTGTTCCAGTTCCATGCTCAACCGCTGCGGGAAATCCACACCGACATAAAGCGGGGTGGCGAGACAATTCGGGCTTCCCTGATCTGGTCGCTGGGCGTCATCGGCGTGTTACTGATTGTGGCGGCCTGCATCAATTTCATCAATCTGGCTACGGCACAGGCGCTCCGGCGGGGTAAAGAAGTGGGTGTTCGCAAAACGCTGGGCAGTTCGCGGAGTCAGTTGATTGGTCAGTTTCTGCTGGAAACGAGCCTGATCGTTTTTGCCGCTGCCGCGCTGGCCCTGCTGCTGGTTGCCATCCTACTCCCCTTCTTCGCCGACTGGGTTCAAGTACCATTAGCCTTCCGGCTTGACGGACCGACGACCCTTTTCGTCGGGTTACTGCTGGCGGGCATCGTCCTGATTGCCGGTGGCTATCCGGCTGCGGTACTATCGGGGATTTCGCCCTGGACAGCACTGAAAGGTAAACTTACCGGTGCCTCGGGGGGCGGCTTTACGGTTCGGCGGGTGCTGGTTGTGAGTCAGTTTGTCGTTTGTCAGGCATTAATTATTGGCTCGCTGGTCGTGGCGAATCAGATTCGATACATACAACGGGCCGATTTGGGTTTTCGGAAAGACAACATTGTAGTGGTTACGATGCCCGTCAACCAGCAGGTGCGTCTGGAAGCGTTCAAACAAAAACTCTCCCAGTATACCGATATTCAATCGGTCAGTTTCAGCCATCGCCCACCTGCCAGCGACCAGATGTACGGCGGCTCCATCAAGTTCAATGGCAGCAATGAATGGTCGGCATTCCCCGTTCGGGAACGGCTGGCCGATGCCGACTATGTACCTACATACGGATTGACGCTGGTTGCCGGACGCAACATCGTGCAGAGTGACACCATCCGCGAATACCTCGTCAATGAATCCCTCGCTCATCAGCTTGGCTTTAGTGATTCACGGCAGATAATCGGCAAAAAATTACAGTACTATCACTCTCCGGTTCCCCTGCCCATTGTAGGCATCGTAAAGGACTTCCATCAGAAATCGCTTCGGGAAGCGATAGGACCGTGTTTAATTGCCAGCAAAGCCGATTGGTATGCCCGGGCGGGAATCCGGATCACGGGCCAGCATCCGGTGCAGACGCTTCAGCGCATTCGGCAAACGTGGCAACAAATATATCCTGACGAAGTGTTCGAATATCAGTTTCTGGACGATCAGGTAGCGAAGTTTTACGAGACTGAAAACCTGATCGCCCGGCTCATTAACGCCTTCACGGGCATTGCCATCCTGATCTGCTGCCTGGGGTTGTATGGGCTGGTATTGCACATTGTCGGCCAGCGCACTAAAGAAATAGGCATTCGGAAAGTGCTTGGGGCCAGTGTCGCCAGCATTGTGGCTCTCCTCTCCACCGAGTTTTTAAAACTGGTAGGTGTTGCCATTGTCATTGCCAGTCCGCTGGCGTGGTGGGTCATGAACCAGTGGCTACAGGACTTCGCGTATAAAATCGACATCGCCTGGTGGATATTCGTGCTGGCGGGTGTGCTGTCCGTGAGCATTGCGTTGCTAACGGTGAGTTTCCAGAGCGTGAAAGCAGCTTTGGTGAATCCGGTGAAGAGTTTGCGAAGTGAGTAA
- a CDS encoding ABC transporter permease: MLQNYLKIALRNLARRRFYALVTLLGLTVGITFLLLIGSYIQGELAINKTLRHANRQYLLQSRWKVPDMGSEMGSLAPMGPALKQLYPNLIAGYYRTYGVTTIVSSGQNHFRESMQIGDSTLLSMFGFPLAYGDPKTALSEPNTVVITSALAQKYFNETNVLRRQLTIQTPGAGKQVFTITGVLSDQDQPDNSVTHLFEQREQLFVSMRNFGYFSDASGLNAWGNRSIVTYLELQPGTSAEQLIHPFAQTLKTNAPSDIQANLQPYLSPLRTFHLKADNGLVEKMLLTLSIIALFILLMAVVNFVNITIGMSATRLREIGVRKVLGGLRKQVIAQFLIESLLLTVGATLLSLGCYELVRSVFATMLDKPIPSLLDWSPYAYLALTGMVLLIGLLAGGYPAFVLSGLPSVDSLKGRTSFGKLAASVQNGIGFRRTLIVFQFTVAILVFVGAVVINRQVAYFFSKNLGYQKDQILAIKSVPRDWSPAGVQRMEGIRNQLARIPCVDGVSLSFEIPDGASSGSVSLFAQGQDSTQSITANSVTTDERYAQTYGLTLKAGQFFHANGGSYDSLAVVLNESATKALGYTSPEKALGQQVLFRGGTFRIGGVLTDFHFGSLRETIRPLVFIPVRKDPIYRYLSIRIAPGKQAGGNLPETVADIGNEWARLFPDAPFDYSFMDDTLQKLYKTEIQLQRASRLATTLALIIVLLGVLGLVSLNVTRRTKEIGIRKVLGSSTFGIVNLFMKEFVLILLVANVIAWPLAYYLLSGWLTHFAYRTDLSWWPFALVAGCLALLTGLIVSTQTIKAALANPVKSLRSE; this comes from the coding sequence ATGCTACAGAACTACTTAAAAATAGCCCTGCGCAACCTTGCCCGAAGGCGGTTCTACGCGCTTGTAACGCTCCTCGGCCTAACGGTCGGGATTACGTTTCTGTTGCTGATAGGCAGCTACATTCAGGGTGAGCTGGCGATAAACAAAACACTGCGGCATGCCAACCGGCAATACCTGTTGCAAAGCCGCTGGAAGGTGCCCGACATGGGCAGTGAGATGGGCTCACTGGCTCCTATGGGGCCAGCACTTAAGCAGCTATATCCCAATCTGATAGCTGGTTATTACCGCACCTATGGCGTGACGACCATCGTGTCCAGCGGGCAGAATCACTTTCGGGAGTCGATGCAGATCGGGGACTCGACCCTGCTGTCTATGTTTGGTTTTCCATTGGCTTACGGCGATCCAAAAACGGCGCTTAGCGAACCCAATACGGTCGTGATTACAAGCGCGTTGGCCCAAAAATATTTCAATGAAACGAATGTGCTTCGGCGGCAACTGACCATACAAACGCCGGGGGCTGGCAAACAGGTTTTTACCATCACGGGCGTATTGAGCGATCAGGATCAACCCGACAATAGTGTCACGCATTTGTTCGAGCAACGGGAGCAGTTGTTTGTTTCCATGCGGAACTTCGGCTATTTCTCCGATGCCAGCGGCCTGAACGCCTGGGGGAACCGGAGTATTGTCACCTACCTGGAATTACAGCCAGGCACCTCAGCGGAACAACTGATTCACCCCTTCGCCCAAACCCTGAAGACGAACGCTCCCTCCGATATTCAGGCAAATTTACAGCCTTACCTGAGTCCGTTGCGTACTTTTCATCTGAAAGCAGATAACGGTCTGGTCGAAAAAATGCTGCTGACGCTGTCGATTATAGCGTTGTTTATTCTGCTGATGGCCGTGGTCAATTTCGTCAATATAACCATTGGTATGTCGGCGACACGGCTTCGGGAAATTGGTGTTCGGAAGGTGCTAGGGGGCCTCAGGAAGCAGGTGATTGCCCAATTTCTGATCGAATCTCTATTGCTAACCGTCGGTGCTACCTTGCTGTCGTTGGGTTGTTACGAACTCGTTCGGTCAGTATTTGCTACCATGCTGGACAAGCCCATACCGTCGCTGCTGGATTGGTCGCCCTATGCTTATTTGGCATTAACCGGTATGGTCTTACTCATTGGTTTGCTCGCGGGCGGTTATCCGGCTTTCGTGCTATCGGGATTACCTTCTGTGGATTCACTGAAAGGCCGGACTTCGTTTGGCAAGCTGGCAGCCTCCGTCCAGAACGGTATTGGCTTTCGTCGCACGTTGATCGTCTTTCAGTTCACAGTGGCCATTCTGGTGTTTGTGGGCGCGGTTGTTATTAATCGCCAGGTTGCCTACTTTTTTAGTAAGAATCTAGGCTACCAGAAAGACCAGATTTTGGCCATAAAATCCGTTCCCCGCGACTGGTCGCCCGCAGGTGTGCAACGAATGGAAGGCATACGAAACCAACTGGCGCGCATTCCGTGTGTGGATGGCGTAAGCCTGTCGTTCGAGATTCCGGATGGTGCAAGCAGCGGGAGCGTCAGTCTATTTGCGCAGGGGCAGGACAGCACACAGTCCATCACGGCAAATTCAGTCACTACCGACGAACGGTATGCCCAAACGTATGGGTTGACCCTGAAAGCAGGTCAGTTTTTCCATGCCAACGGCGGCAGTTATGACTCCCTGGCGGTTGTACTGAACGAATCGGCGACGAAAGCATTGGGCTATACCAGTCCGGAAAAGGCATTGGGGCAGCAGGTTCTGTTTCGGGGCGGTACCTTTCGAATTGGGGGTGTCCTGACCGATTTTCATTTTGGCTCGCTTCGGGAAACCATCAGGCCGCTGGTGTTTATTCCCGTCAGAAAAGACCCTATTTATCGGTACTTATCCATTAGAATTGCACCCGGCAAACAGGCAGGAGGAAACTTACCCGAAACGGTAGCCGACATAGGCAATGAATGGGCGCGGTTGTTTCCCGATGCGCCCTTCGATTATTCGTTCATGGACGACACGCTCCAGAAGCTCTACAAGACCGAAATACAGCTTCAACGGGCATCCCGACTGGCCACTACACTGGCATTGATCATCGTGTTGCTGGGTGTGTTGGGACTGGTTTCGCTAAACGTGACCCGGCGTACCAAAGAGATCGGTATCCGTAAAGTGCTGGGTTCGTCGACATTCGGCATCGTCAATTTGTTCATGAAGGAGTTCGTGCTGATTCTACTAGTCGCCAATGTCATCGCCTGGCCCCTTGCCTATTACCTATTAAGTGGCTGGCTAACACATTTTGCATACCGCACCGATTTATCGTGGTGGCCGTTTGCACTGGTAGCTGGTTGTTTAGCGCTATTAACAGGACTGATCGTCAGCACGCAAACGATTAAAGCCGCATTGGCAAATCCGGTGAAAAGTTTACGAAGCGAGTAG
- the fdhA gene encoding formaldehyde dehydrogenase, glutathione-independent — MCQNHGVAYIKPGVVEVQSIEYPKLAIGDRKCHHGVILQIVSTNICGSDQHMVRGRTTAPAGLVLGHEITGLVIEAGRDVEFIKEGDLVSVPFNIACGRCRNCKVGQTGICLNVNPARPGAAYGYVDMGGWVGGQAEYVMVPYADFNLLKFPDKDQAMAKIRDLTLLSDIFPTGYHGAVTAGVGPGSIVYVAGAGPVGLACAASCHLLGAAVVIVGDMIPERLAQAKSFGCETIDLRKDTPLADQIAEIIGVPEVDSAVDCVGFEAHGHGSDAGKEQPATVLNAAMTVTRAGGAIGIPGLYVTGDPGASTEAAKEGNLSIRIGLGWAKSHSFYTGQCPVMKYHRQLMNAILYDKIQIAKAVNVEVISLDKAPQGYQDFDKGAAKKFVIDPHGLIPN, encoded by the coding sequence ATGTGTCAGAACCATGGTGTCGCCTACATAAAACCCGGCGTGGTTGAAGTACAGTCTATCGAATACCCGAAACTGGCTATTGGCGACCGAAAATGCCATCACGGGGTCATTTTGCAAATTGTTTCGACAAACATTTGCGGGAGCGACCAGCACATGGTTCGAGGTCGCACAACGGCCCCTGCTGGTTTGGTTCTGGGCCACGAAATAACGGGGCTTGTTATTGAGGCCGGGCGCGATGTGGAGTTTATCAAGGAAGGCGATCTGGTATCGGTGCCGTTCAATATTGCCTGCGGACGATGCCGGAACTGCAAAGTCGGCCAAACGGGCATTTGCCTGAATGTTAACCCGGCCCGACCCGGTGCGGCTTATGGCTACGTTGACATGGGTGGCTGGGTTGGCGGGCAAGCCGAATATGTGATGGTGCCCTACGCCGATTTTAATCTGTTGAAATTTCCGGATAAAGATCAGGCAATGGCCAAAATCCGGGATTTGACCCTGCTTTCCGACATTTTTCCGACGGGTTATCACGGTGCCGTTACGGCGGGCGTTGGGCCGGGTTCTATTGTCTACGTAGCCGGGGCGGGTCCGGTTGGGCTGGCCTGTGCGGCCTCCTGCCATTTGCTGGGAGCTGCCGTCGTTATCGTTGGCGACATGATTCCCGAGCGGCTGGCACAGGCAAAAAGCTTCGGCTGCGAAACGATCGACTTACGCAAAGACACGCCCCTTGCCGATCAGATCGCCGAGATCATTGGCGTCCCCGAAGTCGACTCTGCCGTTGACTGTGTTGGCTTCGAAGCCCACGGCCACGGCTCGGATGCGGGCAAGGAACAACCCGCAACCGTGCTCAATGCAGCTATGACCGTCACCCGCGCGGGCGGTGCCATTGGTATTCCGGGGCTGTATGTAACGGGCGACCCCGGTGCATCGACAGAGGCCGCCAAAGAGGGTAACCTATCCATTCGTATTGGCCTGGGCTGGGCTAAATCGCACTCGTTCTATACGGGCCAATGTCCAGTGATGAAGTACCACCGGCAATTGATGAATGCCATTTTGTATGACAAAATACAGATTGCCAAAGCCGTTAATGTAGAAGTCATTAGCCTGGATAAAGCCCCACAAGGCTACCAGGATTTTGATAAAGGTGCCGCCAAGAAATTCGTGATCGACCCGCACGGTTTGATTCCGAACTAA
- a CDS encoding GlcG/HbpS family heme-binding protein, whose protein sequence is MSMTLEKAEAAVKAAKEKAVELGTLMNIAIVDAGANLTAFVHMDGAWLGSIDISQKKAKTARYFDMPTGEIGKLSQPGGSLYNIEHSNGGLITFPGGIPINGADGTVIGAIGVSGSTVENDHAVAQAGVDAIS, encoded by the coding sequence GAAAAAGCTGAAGCAGCTGTGAAAGCGGCCAAAGAAAAAGCGGTAGAATTAGGCACACTGATGAACATTGCCATTGTTGACGCTGGCGCCAATTTAACGGCCTTTGTCCATATGGATGGGGCCTGGCTGGGCTCGATCGACATTTCCCAAAAGAAAGCCAAAACAGCCCGCTACTTCGATATGCCAACCGGCGAAATTGGCAAACTATCGCAGCCGGGTGGCTCATTGTACAACATCGAGCACTCCAACGGCGGGCTGATTACATTTCCGGGCGGTATTCCCATCAACGGTGCAGATGGCACTGTCATTGGGGCCATTGGCGTATCGGGCAGTACCGTCGAAAACGACCATGCCGTTGCTCAGGCGGGTGTCGATGCCATCAGCTAA